Proteins from a genomic interval of Yoonia sp. GPGPB17:
- a CDS encoding L,D-transpeptidase: MTKTLSRRGFLAASAAMVGTSAVAQTADSTEVEADISTSVQRNVASFRSLDWQPYFSNLNKGAVLVDIQSRALHYWSEDESVYKLFPTSVPLSEELTRTGRTSITRKVEGPSWAPTPSMKIRNPEWPDFIGPGPDNPLGTHALHLTWQYYRIHGTHDTRKIGRRSSNGCIGLYNEQIAELFALTQVGTQVLLI, translated from the coding sequence ATGACAAAGACACTCTCGCGGCGTGGTTTCCTGGCGGCATCCGCCGCTATGGTTGGCACAAGTGCGGTTGCACAGACCGCTGACAGCACCGAGGTTGAGGCTGATATCTCCACAAGTGTGCAGCGCAATGTCGCAAGCTTTCGGTCGCTGGATTGGCAACCCTACTTCAGCAACCTGAACAAGGGCGCTGTTCTGGTGGATATACAATCGCGCGCCTTGCATTATTGGTCCGAAGACGAGTCGGTCTACAAGCTGTTCCCGACCAGCGTTCCCTTGTCAGAGGAACTGACCCGAACAGGGCGCACATCAATCACCCGTAAAGTCGAAGGACCCAGCTGGGCACCGACGCCTTCAATGAAAATCCGTAACCCAGAGTGGCCAGATTTCATAGGTCCGGGCCCGGATAACCCGCTAGGCACGCATGCCCTGCACCTGACTTGGCAGTACTACCGTATTCACGGCACGCATGATACGCGCAAGATCGGGCGCCGCTCCTCAAATGGTTGTATCGGCCTTTATAACGAACAGATCGCCGAACTGTTTGCGCTGACCC